The Medicago truncatula cultivar Jemalong A17 chromosome 4, MtrunA17r5.0-ANR, whole genome shotgun sequence genome includes a region encoding these proteins:
- the LOC11414283 gene encoding uncharacterized protein: MAKQSKSKKPESFGKGKVTPIQIAFIVDRYLCDNNFTETRKLFRIEASSFIANSPINEVPKSLMSLGEMLDEYICLKEQKVMLDQERVCMEQEKNRVQMFLNGVQNVMNVYNASKSIPLTNANGVPAAVPQANLGAPTTAAASPATQTTSNMLSAPQSNNTNSENGSFETPVLSVSDRKRKNTKAVEHVPSIAKRPRGRSSTTSKKIPVSGQDTLPKSNKVVNHQVVYHPSSATQSSAVNCVPSGTQVQGSSVVKCLFNPARTSIPTNSKVPKTPPRTNSSHSNTNISPPEISQAAPSNVEGTSTCYTVISTKRVMVSPAKQMAYIESSHCISPVKMNSDKASKRDHVRSRLNFDSSDMPQSFDSDKSLPNEISTSESNNEVHLYDIDFPNFDTLGSDFSFAEMLSDLDFSCEGVDFSIVSNDNQVIPELPSTSVEALCEKNMNIQGSDCSNVTNTFTRSITILSPEKKNQSCLDQKNC, encoded by the exons atggctAAACAATCCAAATCTAAAAAACCTGAATCCTTCGGCAAAGGCAAAGTCACTCCAATCCAGATCGCTTTCATCGTTGACAGATACCTCTGTGACAACAATTTCACCGAAACTCGTAAATTGTTTCGGATCGAAGCTTCTTCTTTCATCGCTAATTCACCCATCAACGAG GTGCCGAAGAGTTTGATGAGTTTAGGTGAGATGCTTGATGAGTATATATGTTTGAAGGAGCAGAAAGTGATGTTGGATCAAGAAAGGGTTTGTATGGAACAAGAGAAGAACCGGGTTCAGATGTTCTTGAATGGTGTGCAGAATGTTATGAATGTTTACAATGCTAGTAAAAGTATTCCGTTAACCAATGCGAATGGAGTGCCTGCTGCAGTTCCTCAAGCGAATCTCG GTGCTCCTACTACTGCTGCTGCTTCCCCTGCAACACAGACCACATCAAATATGCTCTCAGCACCTCAGTCTAACAACACCAATTCAGAGAATGGAAGCTTCGAAACACCTGTTTTGAGTGTATCTGacagaaagagaaaaaatactAAAGCAGTGGAGCATGTACCTTCAATTGCAAAAAGACCTCGTGGTAGATCATCCACTACCAGCAAGAAAATTCCTGTCTCAG GTCAAGACACACTGCCAAAATCAAACAAAGTAGTCAATCATCAAGTAGTTTATCACCCTTCTTCTGCAACTCAATCATCGGCTGTGAACTGTGTACCAAGTGGAACACAGGTTCAAGGATCCAGTGTTGTGAAATGCTTATTCAATCCGGCTCGAACTTCTATCCCAACCAATTCAAAAGTTCCAAAGACGCCTCCGAGAACAAATTCCAGTCACAGCAATACAAATATATCCCCTCCTGAGATTTCTCAGGCTGCACCTAGCAACGTAGAGGGTACATCTACTTGTTACACTGTAATTTCAACCAAGAGAGTTATGGTTAGCCCTGCAAAACAAATGGCTTATATAGAGAGTAGTCATTGTATTTCACCTGTTAAAATGAATTCAGACAAGGCAAGTAAGAGGGATCATGTAAGAAGCAGATTGAATTTTGATTCTTCTGATATGCCTCAGAGCTTTGATTCAGACAAATCATTGCCTAATGAGATTTCTACATCAGAGTCTAACAACGAAGTTCACTTATATGACATTGATTTCCCCAATTTTGATACCTTGGGGTCAGACTTCTCATTTGCTGAAATGTTAAGCGATCTGGATTTTTCTTGTGAGGGTGttgatttttcaattgtttCAAATGATAATCAAGTTATCCCGGAACTGCCATCAACTTCAGTAGAAGCTCTATGTGAGAAAAATATGAACATACAAG GCTCTGATTGTTCGAATGTTACAAATACCTTCACAAGAAGCATAACAATTTTAAGCCCAG AGAAGAAGAACCAGAGCTGCTTAGATCAGAAGAATTGTTAA